The sequence below is a genomic window from Desulfomonile tiedjei.
CGTTTGAGGATGGAAAGGCCAAACATTTCGTGTACAAGCACGCGCCCAATAAAGAGGTTCGCTTTTTTGTAGTCAAAAGCACGGATGGCGTTATCAGGGCCGCTGTGGACGCTTGCGAGGTCTGTTATCGATCCAGGAAAGGCTACGTCCAGAAGGCGAACGACATGGTCTGCATAAACTGCGGCCTGAAGTTCCGGACCGACAAGGTGAATGAGGTCAGAGGCGGTTGCAATCCTCATCCTCTGAACCGCACGGTTAAGGACGGCAATGTCATCATCACCCAAGACGAAGTTCTGTCCGGGCTCCGATATTTCCAATAAGGAGGCACTAATGAAGCTTCACGATATAGCGATAAACAATCTGAGACGCAGAAAAGGAAAGGTGTTCTTTCTGGTCGTGGGCCTGCTGGTTGGTGTCGCCTCTGTGGTGGCCCTTCTTACGACGACTCGCATCCTCGAAGAAGACATAGCGCATAAAATGGATGAATTCGGCGCCAACATCCTCGTCACGCCGCGAACCGAAGGGCTGTCTCTGACCTACGGCGGACTCAGCCTGGGCGGCCTTTCTTTTGATCTCAAAGAGATATCCACCGAGGATGTGGAGAAAATAAGGACCATCCCCAATGCCGCGAACATTCGCATCGTCAGCCCAAAGATATTCGGCGTATTTGAGAATCAGGGGCATAAAGCTCTGGCTGTGGGAGTGGACTTTTCCTCGGAGTTTTCTCTGAAGAAGTGGTGGAGGATCACCGGCGAGGAGCCTTCGGGCGGCTCGGATGTCCTGTTGGGCAAAGACGCAGCGGAACGTTTTCAGGTGCATCCAGGCTCTCAATTGAACATACAGGGAGTTGATTTCAGAGTGGCCGGCGTGCTTGAGCCCACCGGTTCGCAGGATGACAGCCTGATATTTCTATCGCTGCCGGTCGCACAAAAAGTGTTCGGCAAGGAAGGCAAGGTTGCGATGGTAGAGGTCGCGGCCCTTTGCAAGAACTGTCCGATCTCGGAAATAGTTTCTCAGATCGGCGAGAAGATACCGGCTGCCAAGGTGACTGCGGTGCAACAAGTAGTGGAAGGCCGGATGGACACGTTAAACAACTTTCGCAAGTTTTCTCTGGGGATTTCCGGTCTTGTGCTGCTGGTCGGCTCCATGGTGGTGTTTGTGACCATGATGGGGAGTGTCACCGAGCGCACCCGTGAGATCGGGATATTCAGTGCAATCGGTTTTAGGAAGTCTCATATCATGAAAATAATCCTCCTTGAGGCCTCTGTGGTTTCCATCATGGCCGGGGTCATAGGCTACATAATCGGAATTGGGGCCACTCGTGTCCTGCTGAGCTTCTTGAGCGAGAATGTGGCTCATTTCACCCTTGATCCTATCGTGGCAGTCGGAGCGGTTTTCCTCGCTGTCGTGTTGGGTCTCGTCGCTTCTCTCTATCCTGCCATGACCGCTTCCAGGATGGACCCAAGTGAAGCCCTGCGCACTCTTTAAGGAGGATCAAATGAGTTACATCGTAGCGAATCAAGTGGTGAAGGAATTCGGCAACGGCGACGGCAAAGTCACGGCCGTGCACGGAATAAATCTATCCATCGGGCAGTCGGAGTTCATATCCATAATGGGAGAATCCGGAGCGGGCAAGAGCACTTTGCTCTCGATGCTCGGCGGCTTGCTAAGCCCGTCCCGCGGGACAATAGTCATAGGCGAAATCGACATCTACGGCCTGAGCCGCGACAAGCTCGCGGATTTCAGGCGCGAATTTATGGGGTTCATTTTCCAGTCTTTTCAGTTGGTCCCTTATCTGAATGTCTTGGAGAACGTCCAGCTCCCTCTGGCTGTGACTCATCATTCCGAGTCCAAAAAGAAGGAGCTTGCCCTGGCCGCGCTCGAAAAAGTCGGGTTGAAGGACAAGGCGCATCGGCTGCCCAACCAGATTTCCGGCGGTGAGCAGGAACGCGTCGCCATCGCCAGAGCAGTGGTCAACGAGCCGCCCATATTGTTCGCCGATGAACCGACAGGGAACCTGGATTCCAGGAACTCTGCGGAAGTGATGAATCTACTCAAGCAGCTCAATTCGGAAGGCCAGACCATAGTCATGGTCACCCACAGCAGGCGCAACGCGGACTACGCGGATCGCCTGATCGAGGTTGCGGACGGGCGGATAAAAGAAGCTGCCCCTGCCATGCGTGCAGTGGTCTAAGGCTTGGTTTGCATTTCCCTATTAATCCTTAATCAGTCCACAGAAATAAGGAGGTTCGGAAAAATGACCGTTCTCAAAATGACCGCATTGGCGGCTATCTTGGCAGCATTCTTTACAGTGTCGTTGTCCTACGCCGCGCCGAGTTGTTGTGATCCCAACAGCAATCCTGCCGCCGTTACCGGCACTTCCTTTTTACCCACGCCTCCCGCGGGCCAGTACGCGCCTGTCCGGCCGGGTTCGTACGCTAATGCAAACCCGAGGGTCCAGCAGGCCTCTCAGGCCCCCAGAATGGTCGCGCCGGCCAGACCGCAACAGTTGGATTGCTGCGCTGCAACAAAACCGGTACCTCAGACTTACGGCAGCCCATTACCGAGTTGCTGCTCGGGGGCCGTTAGCCCCGCGCCGGCGCCTGCCGGCGGGTGCGGCGGAGGTTGCGGTGGTGGCTGTGGCGGGGTCGGTACAACGCAGACGATTTTTCCCGGGTATCAGACTGCCACACCGATCGGCCAATTTGTCGGGGCTCCTCCCCAGGGCGCCAGGGCGACCCCGGTGGTGAATCAGGGGTCTTATATGCAGAGAACTCGTCCATACACCGGCCAAGGCTTTGACCGTCCCGGTTATTTTGGGCAGGCAAGCCCTGTGCTGAACACGCTATACTAACGATTGTCATAACAGTTTGTGAGGCGTGCTTTTGTAGCTTTTCGCGAAATTGTTTCCGATTGTGTTTGCCCGCCATTCCGGCGAAAGCCGGGTGACGGGCCTCAGGGCCTTCCCCGGACTGCGATCCGGGGTTCGCGGGGACGACGAGATCCGGTTATTCGGAAATGGCTATCGAGAAATGCTGTAAAAAGCACCCTTCACAAGCCACAAATCTTCGAAGGATCATTGACTTTGGCATACGCGATTACAAATTTATTAGAGTAATTCTCTCTAGAATGGAGCTTGGCATGTTGAGGCGTGCCATCTGCCTAATTCTTCTTTTCGGCGTAATCGGCATCCCGTTGGTTTCCGGTCAGGTGGTACCCCCATGTTTGACCGAAGGGCATCACTCTTCAGATCCACAAGACAGTGATTCTTGCTGTGGATCAAGT
It includes:
- a CDS encoding DUF2318 domain-containing protein, with amino-acid sequence MNRNSIKAFACGVFVAAVIAFGILPSIGFAATGNFTVPCAEVKPQNGVFQFPASAFEDGKAKHFVYKHAPNKEVRFFVVKSTDGVIRAAVDACEVCYRSRKGYVQKANDMVCINCGLKFRTDKVNEVRGGCNPHPLNRTVKDGNVIITQDEVLSGLRYFQ
- a CDS encoding ABC transporter ATP-binding protein; this encodes MSYIVANQVVKEFGNGDGKVTAVHGINLSIGQSEFISIMGESGAGKSTLLSMLGGLLSPSRGTIVIGEIDIYGLSRDKLADFRREFMGFIFQSFQLVPYLNVLENVQLPLAVTHHSESKKKELALAALEKVGLKDKAHRLPNQISGGEQERVAIARAVVNEPPILFADEPTGNLDSRNSAEVMNLLKQLNSEGQTIVMVTHSRRNADYADRLIEVADGRIKEAAPAMRAVV
- a CDS encoding ABC transporter permease, producing MKLHDIAINNLRRRKGKVFFLVVGLLVGVASVVALLTTTRILEEDIAHKMDEFGANILVTPRTEGLSLTYGGLSLGGLSFDLKEISTEDVEKIRTIPNAANIRIVSPKIFGVFENQGHKALAVGVDFSSEFSLKKWWRITGEEPSGGSDVLLGKDAAERFQVHPGSQLNIQGVDFRVAGVLEPTGSQDDSLIFLSLPVAQKVFGKEGKVAMVEVAALCKNCPISEIVSQIGEKIPAAKVTAVQQVVEGRMDTLNNFRKFSLGISGLVLLVGSMVVFVTMMGSVTERTREIGIFSAIGFRKSHIMKIILLEASVVSIMAGVIGYIIGIGATRVLLSFLSENVAHFTLDPIVAVGAVFLAVVLGLVASLYPAMTASRMDPSEALRTL